The following DNA comes from Calditrichota bacterium.
GACAAGAACCGCGTCGTTCCAATATGGTGTCCGGGCTGCGGTGACTTTGGGGTTCTGCAGTCGCTCACCCGCGCGCTTCAAGAACTTGGCCGCAAGCCTCGCGATACAGTCATCGTCAGCGGCATCGGCTGCAGCGGTCGCCTGCCTTACTTCCTCGATGCCTATGGTTTCCATACGCTGCACGGGAGGGCGCTTCCTGTCGCGCTCGGTGTCAAGATGGCCAATCCCGACCTTACGGTGATCGTGGTAGGCGGAGACGGCGACGGCTTCGGCATCGGAGGAGGTCACGTTCCTCACATTGCCAGACGCAATGTCGATATCACCTACCTGATACTGGACAATGGTGTCTATGCGCTAACCAAAGGCCATTCTTCGCCAACGACATCGATCGGTCAGAGGACTCCCTCGGCACGGACTGGAGAATCCTCCCGACCGCTCGACATCGTGGGAATGCTGCTCGCCTATCGGACCTCATTTGTCGGAAGCGGCTGGTCGGGCGACCGTCCCCAATTGACCGGGCTCATCCGCGAAGCCATCGAGCATCCGGGGTTTGCAGCACTTCACATCTACTCGCCTTGTCCTACTTACAACGAGGATTTGACCTTCGACACTATCCGCGAATCGTCCCGACCCTTGCCTGATGACCACGACCGATATTCCCTCGCGGCGGCAATGGCTGCGCATTATGAAGCAGACACTCCGCTAACCGGGATTATCTATCAGGAATCCGGATCTGCCCCGATGCTGCCATCCGCTGCCAACGGTGATGCAGAAGCCCGTCTAATGTCCATCGTCAACCGCTATGCCTGAACAAACGACCAACAGCCCGATACTAAAGGAATTGGGATCGCTCAAGTGGACTGTCGTCATCCTCTTCGGAATGATAGTCATCATGGCTTACGCGACTTACGTTGAGTCGCAGGAATCGCACGAAGCCGCGCTTGCCAAGGGCTTCCATTCCCTCCCGATGGACTTCCTCATCGCAGCCTTGGCGGTCAACCTGATCGCTTGCACCCTCTCGCGTGCGCCTTACCGGCCGCATCAATATCCCTGGCTGGTGACCCATCTTGGAATCATCCTCACGATGGTCGGCGCGATAGTTTCGCACCGGACTGCCGTCGATGGCCAGATCATCCTTCGTAAGGGGACGCCAGCCACCGCGGCAACGCTCTTAATCGATTCGCCGCAGCCCATTGTGATGCCGCTCGACTTCCGCCTCGAACTCGACCGTTTCGAAGCAAAGTTCTACCCCGGCACCGGCAAGGCGTCCGATTACGTCAGTTACGTGCGGTTCTATGACGAAACCAAGGGCATTGCCGACACCTTGACCATCCGGGTTAATCATCCATTGGTGCACCGAGGTTGGAACATCTCGCAGTCCTCCTTCTTCCCGGGCGACTCGACGGCTACCATATTGAGCGCCAACAAGGATCCGGGCACACCGGTCAGTTATGCCGGGTTCCTAACTGTCTTCCTGGGACTATGCGGACTCTTCTTTCTGAAACCCTGGCTCAAGAAGAAGTTTCCCCCGCCGCCTAAGGCGAAGGTTGTGAATGCACAAAGTGAGCCTATATTATCTAAGGAAACAGTCTAATAAAGAGGGAGTCCGTAATGAACCGTCGCACGAGCCACTTCTTCGTTGCGTTATTATTCGCTGTTCTCGTCGTGCCCGGCCTCCGGGCGGATGATTTCGAAGTGCCTGGTGACTTTGATACCATCCAGGAGGCGATCGAGGGTGTGGAAGACGGCGATGTCATTCTTGTAGCCGATGGTCGCTACCGCGAGAATATCGACTTCGGAGGAAAATCTATCACCCTGATTGGGGCTGCGGTCTGGCAAGGCGAGGGAGTGACGATCATAGACGGTGGTGAAGAAGGGCCTTGCGTTCGCTTCATCAGCGGCGAAACGGATGCCTATCTTCTTGGCTTTACGCTCGAAAATGGCGCTGCCACCGGAGATGGTTATGGCGGCGGTATTCTGATAGAACGTTCATCTCCCACTATCGGTCGCTGCATTATTCGCAACAGCCGCGCAACCCAGGGCGGGGGAGGCATCTCGATTTCATTTGAAGAGGCTAACCCCTACATTGGCCATTGCAGTATCTATAGGAATGTCGCCACCGAGGGCGGTGGGGGTGGTATTTCGATATATCAAGCTTCGGCGAGGATCGTCAACTGCACCATAGTCGGCAACGAGGGACAGCAGGGCGGAGGTGGGTTGTTCGCACCCTTTACCGAGGGTGTTCGCATTGTCAACAACATCGTCGCCTTTAATCAGGGCGGCGGTATTGCCGGCTGGAACACCAACAACGCCACTGTCGCATACAACGACGTCTTCAACAACAACGGACCCGATTACGGCAACATCCAGCCGGGGGAAGGATCGATCTCGTCGAATCCCCTCTTCGTCGGATTGGATACTGCCGATTTCCACTTGACTGCCAACTCGCCCTGCCTCGATTCAGGCGATCCTGAATCACCGCTTGACAACGACAGTTCCCGCGCCGATATCGGCGCCTACTACTTCCATCAGCGCGACCTAATTTCCGTGCGGGAAATCGAATTCGGCACTCGACGCTTTGGTCAAGCTGACTGCGTGTACTTCCAGCCGCGCAATTTGGGCGGCACGCCGCTTGAAATCTACAGCATCGTCATGGCAGGCGCAGAGGATTTTAGTTCCACCCTGCCATTGGGCGAGTTCGAGGAACCCCTTGTCCTCGATGCAGGGCTGGGGATCCATTCGTATGTTCATTTCGATCCCTTGATCGAATCGGAGGGCGCCGTCGAAGCGACCCTCACCATAGTTTCTAACGACATCGACGAGCCTGAGCGGGTCATTCGGATCACCGGCTCGGTCGAGGGAGATGGAGTGGTCGAACGGCAACCTGCTCCGCAGTCGAATGGACTATTGCTGGCTTGCCCCAACCCGTTCAATGACGCGGTCCTGCTATCATTTGAGATCGACCGGCAAAGTAAGGTGCGACTCGCGGTCGTTGACTTGTCCGGGCGGGAGATTGCCGTGCTGGCGAACGGAACCTATACGCCGGGGCTTCACTCGTATCACTGGACGCCAAGCAGCGCCTCGCCCGGGCTCTATTTCGCCCGCCTGAGGGTCGGGGAGACGGAATCATGGGCGAGACTTGTTCTTCTGAGATAATCGCCTGATATGGCTTCATGCCAGGATGCACTGTGCGCGATACGCTCTCATAAAGTGCTTCCTCTCTTGCATGAGACCCTCACTTTTCGGACGTGAATGACAACAGATAAACTCTTAGTCCTACTTGCGCTTTACCTCGTCCCGGCAACCTCCCTTATCGCCGCCGAGGTCCCATCCGAACTGCGCTCTCTGCCCGTTCAGTCGCACGGGCGGGTGATGCCTTTCGAGTCGTTTGCCCGCGAGCAGATACTTTCGGTTACCGGCAAACTAAAGATGAAGGGCGAGAACCCGACCGAGTCGGTAATGAATTGGATAGCGCACTCCGAGCATGGCTTCGATCTTGCCCTTTTCGACGTCGGCTTCGAGCCGCTCAAGAAGGAGGTTGGCCTTGACTTGAAGAAGCGTTTCTTCAACCTTGACGACCTCTTCTCTCAGCGCAAGATCATGCAACTCGGCGCCGCATCGGCTCAGATCAAGCAAGCCGAAGGCAAGCCTACCCGGGTGCAGTCCGAAGCCGAGAAACTGCTTGGCAAGATGGGCTCGCACTATGCCCTGATCACCAATCAGACGCCGGCATTCATACCCATCGCCGGGAATCCCGACGGCGAATGGCTTGGTCTCGACAAGGGCGAGCAGTTCAAGGATGACACAGTTGCAATAGGCATTGCTGCTGGGATCGAAGCGCTCAAGATGGCTTACAGAGAAGGCAACAACTCTCAGGTGAAGACGCTGGCTGCTGAACTGGGCCGACTTGTCAGATTGCGGTGGAATCCCGGCCCGGAGCGACTGTCGCAGTTCGATGCCGAAGTCACATACAATAGGTACCGACCGGTTCAGACCGGCCGAACCCTATACCTCATAAGTTTGCTCCTGTTGCTGGGAGCACTGATTGGGTGGGCGAAGCCTCTGCGAAAAGTGGCAACAATCGCCCTGGCGACTGGCTTTGCTGTTCATATCGCCGGACTCGTAATCCGGTCTTATATCGGAGGGCGGGCGCCCTGGTCGAATTTTTACGAGTCGCTGGTAACGATCACCGCCGTCCTGGTATTGATGGGGTTACTCTTCACCATCGGCAGTAAACTGCGCTACATCATTCTCGGTATAGTCGCCTTCGGCGGGTTCTTCTCGCTCTCGATTGCTGACAACGCAGGGCTCTCGCCAATGGTCGATACCCTCGTTCCGGCGCTGCAATCCTACTGGCTTAGCATCCACGTCATTGTGATCCTCTCCGGATACGCGGCAGCCGCGCTGGCGATGCTCCTGGGGCACGCCGCACTTGGCCTCGAGACGTTCAAGCCTGATGACAGGAGCCTCTTCATCGCGACGACAAATGCTATCTATCGTGCAGTGCAAATGGCGATGTTGCTCCTCTTCGCCGGAACTATCCTCGGCGGCGTCTGGGCGCATGAAGCGTGGGGTAGGTATTGGGGGTGGGATCCCAAGGAGACTTGGGCGCTCATATCGTGGTTTGGCTACCTTGGTGTGGCTCATGCCCGATTTGCCGGGTGGCTTAATCCGCGAGGTGTAGCGCTGGCGGCGATCGGCGTCTTCCCGCTGATCCTGATGACCTATTATGGCGTCAACTACTTGCTCTCCGGGCTGCATTCCTATGCTGGAGGCGAGTCGGCGACGATTCCTCCGCTCTTGATTGGCTTTCTCATCTTCGAGGCCATTGTTGTAGCGGTGGGAGCCAAGGGTTGGCACTCGCATGAGCGCGCTTCCATAAAGGTCGAGGGTGCCAAGGCTAACTGACCACCCGATTCTAAATCCAAAAATCTAAAGTCCAAAATAGATGAGGGTTATACTCGATCCACAGGCTGGCACTTGCGGTGGTGTCCGGCGAGCCATTCAACTGGCGGAAGAGGAACTCACTCGCACGGCGGGGAGCGTTTTCGTCCTCGGTGACATCATCCATAATGAACGTGAAGTTGAGCGGCTCGACAACGCCGGACTTAGGACTATCCGCAAGGAAGATCTTGACGACCTGGCGCAACTCGATGCCGGAATACCCGCCGGCAAGCGGGTCATCGTCCGGGCGCATGGCGAGCCGCCTGAAACTTTCAAGAGATTGAACCAACTTGGCGTTGAGGTGGTCGATGGCACCTGTCCGGTGGTTACGCGCTCACAAGACCTGGCACGTCAATACCAGCAACAGGGGTATCAAGTCGCGATTGTAGGCAAGCATGGCCACCCGGAAATGATCGGCATTGTCGGTCATACCGAAGGTGAAGCTGTGGTCGTCCAGCACGATGAGGATATCAAGGCGCTCCAGCCCGGCGTCTCTACGATGGTGATGGCACAAACTACGATTTCGCCGGCTTGGTTCGACGAAATGACAGCCAAGATCCGCACCCACGTTGGTGATGTTCATGTAAAGGACACTCTCTGCCGTTTCGTCGTTCGCCGCGACCAGAAATTGCCACAGTTCGCCACTCAGGCCGACGTTATCCTTGTCGTTGGCGGGCATCGATCATCCAACACTAAGATGCTTCACGCCACCTGCCAGGCGATCAATCCGCGTTCTTTCCACGTCGTTACGACCGACGAGATCGACGCCCGGTGGTTCGATGGAGCGGAAACGGTCGGCGTGACCGGATCCGCCTCAACGCCACTCTGGCTCCTGCACGAATTCGTCGACACTCTGGAGAAGTGGATCGTCGAAGGCTGGCCGATGGTGAGGATTGGGGAACTGGCTGAAGTGTAGTGTCTCTGGAGACGAGACTTCGGTTAGTGGAAGTTTTGTAGATGGGCAGGGCGCTTTTCAAGCGCAGAGTCAGTACTGTGCTAACCGTATTGCGGGGACTGCGGTCAGTGGGTCTATATTGAATTGATGTCCTCCCACCGCTCCATCCTCATCATGGCTGCGCTCGCAGCCATAGCCACTGCCTTGGCCTGGCGCAAGGGCGGCAGCGTTGTTGCATGGCAGGGTCTGGCAGAAGGCGGAAGCCTCTTCGTCAGAATCCTGCCCAATCTGCTTTTCGGGTTCATACTGGCGGGGATGATGCAGGTCCTCGTGCCCAAAGAATTGGTTACGAGGTGGTTAGGGGAGGGAAGTGGCTTGACCGGACTTGCGGCAGGGACGTTGCTTGGTGCCATTACTCCGGGTGGACCATTCTCGCAGTTTCCGCTTGTTGCTGCAATGTGGAAAATGGGCGCTACCCCCGGACCGCTCGCGGCCTATCTTACTTCCTGGGCACTACTTGGAATCAACCGCGTTATCGTCTATGAGTATCCCTTCATGGGCGCAGCATTCACCACAATTCACCTCGCCGTTTGCCTCCTGGCGCCGCCGCTCATCGGATTGACCGTAGGGCTCCTCTTCAAGCAATTTGTGACCAATCCCTGAAAGGCAATCCTGTATTGTTGATGAGGATTTATCTTGCAACACCCCTTGATTGTGGGGGGATATAGAGAGGATGAGTAGCGAGCCGGTATCACCCTTCCTACAGAATGTAGTTCCCCCCCCGGCCTAATACCCCTACAACTTATACCCATAGATTAATCTCACCGCGCGGTCATCCTGATCGACGAATGAACTTCGATCCTTATTGTGGTCCTTGCGACCGCTCCAGTATTCGATGAAGCCGTCGTCTCCGTGCAGTGCTTGATAAAGGGATATTGTAACGCTGTGCTTCAGGTTAGGCGTCCAATCTCCCCACAGCGAAAATTCCGTGCGGCTGAAATTCACTTTGGCTTGCCGCGGTGTCGAATCGAAGAGCAGCGGATCCGTAGGCTGAGGCACGGAACTTTTGACAGCACCATCCGCCAATGACATCCCGACCGACCCATTCAGCCAGACTTGATTCGGTATAAGTGAGTAGCGACCCATCAGATTGAAATTGGTGTAGTCCGTGGCGGTGGTACCTTTGCTCGCCGTCTGACTTGTAATCGCGCCGCTCAGACGCCATTCCCAAAGTTGCTGCAAGCGCGAGACGAGGTTCAGACTGATGGTCGAAAGGTCCGTGTCCATCGCCGGATTCAACTTATCGTCCGTAACGGCAGTGTTGAATCCCAGACTGGCCAAATGATCCCACCCGAAATAGCGGAAGGACTGGTCGGCCGAGACATTGAAACTGTTCTGGACGTTGTCTACCCGGGTATCGGTTGAGTCAGTGCGACCATCATCAAGCGTTACATATTGTTTTTTTCCATCATTCTTGCGATCGTAAGTCCGGAAACCGAGATTCACATTCGGGTAGGCGGGGGGCGAATAGACCGACAATGCCGCTCGGATTATGTTGCGATCGGTCGTCGTTGTAGCGCGCCCATTAACATTGTCGGCATAGGTTTCGTAGCCAATTGTCAAATAGAGGCGGTTATTTAGAAGCCGGATCCGATCCTGGATTGAAAGCCCTGCAACATCAGTCAGCACCGTCGGACTTCCGAATGACCGAAACGAGCGCCCAATCGTCTTGTAGCCAACCTTGAATTCGTTGTCATAGAGATTGAGCATGAGATCGGTGCGATGAGCCATCGACGATTTGATGAGTTCCGACCATAACTTGCCGGCTAACTCGACAGGTTCGACACCTCCAGCGATGATCGAGGTGTCGGTCGGAAGTGGATCGAAGTGCTGATTGACGACGATCAGGTCTTCGATCTGTTTGGCATCCTTCATAGCCCCGCCGGAGATGTCATTATTCACCATACTGACGGCGGTCTCACTGGTAAGGCGAAACTTCCGGTTGCGCGTCAGATACTCGATGTCTGCACCAAAGACGAGATTATCCTTGGGGGCTCGCCCGTATGCTATCGAACTAACCTGATCCCTGGCCTTCAGCACATTGATCGAGAGCGTCAGATTGTCAGAAATGGGAAACCCCGGTCGTATAGCAGTCAATTGCCTCCCATATGTGCCATAGGAGAAACGTTGCCGGATTATGGTGGAGTCCCGCGTTGGATCAACTTGTGACTTCAGCGTATCACTTCCGACTACGACGACCGTCGTGTCGAACCAGGTGTGTCCCTCGACGTCCCGGCGCAATTCACCAGTCGCAAAGTCGAGATTGAACGCCATGCTGCGCAGATTCAATTCGACGCCTCGGGCCCGAACGCCCCAAAGAGTAAATTCAGAGAACCTTGGCTGTGCGTCGCCACCGGTCACGCGGAATGCGCCGTATTTTAGGGTGCTAACAAAACGGTTCTGAGGTTGCTGA
Coding sequences within:
- a CDS encoding 2-oxoacid:ferredoxin oxidoreductase subunit beta, whose product is DKNRVVPIWCPGCGDFGVLQSLTRALQELGRKPRDTVIVSGIGCSGRLPYFLDAYGFHTLHGRALPVALGVKMANPDLTVIVVGGDGDGFGIGGGHVPHIARRNVDITYLILDNGVYALTKGHSSPTTSIGQRTPSARTGESSRPLDIVGMLLAYRTSFVGSGWSGDRPQLTGLIREAIEHPGFAALHIYSPCPTYNEDLTFDTIRESSRPLPDDHDRYSLAAAMAAHYEADTPLTGIIYQESGSAPMLPSAANGDAEARLMSIVNRYA
- a CDS encoding cytochrome c biogenesis protein ResB, giving the protein MPEQTTNSPILKELGSLKWTVVILFGMIVIMAYATYVESQESHEAALAKGFHSLPMDFLIAALAVNLIACTLSRAPYRPHQYPWLVTHLGIILTMVGAIVSHRTAVDGQIILRKGTPATAATLLIDSPQPIVMPLDFRLELDRFEAKFYPGTGKASDYVSYVRFYDETKGIADTLTIRVNHPLVHRGWNISQSSFFPGDSTATILSANKDPGTPVSYAGFLTVFLGLCGLFFLKPWLKKKFPPPPKAKVVNAQSEPILSKETV
- a CDS encoding 4-hydroxy-3-methylbut-2-enyl diphosphate reductase; the protein is MRVILDPQAGTCGGVRRAIQLAEEELTRTAGSVFVLGDIIHNEREVERLDNAGLRTIRKEDLDDLAQLDAGIPAGKRVIVRAHGEPPETFKRLNQLGVEVVDGTCPVVTRSQDLARQYQQQGYQVAIVGKHGHPEMIGIVGHTEGEAVVVQHDEDIKALQPGVSTMVMAQTTISPAWFDEMTAKIRTHVGDVHVKDTLCRFVVRRDQKLPQFATQADVILVVGGHRSSNTKMLHATCQAINPRSFHVVTTDEIDARWFDGAETVGVTGSASTPLWLLHEFVDTLEKWIVEGWPMVRIGELAEV